The genomic interval cggacgtcggacgtgaaagttattaatgtcggaagttagtttccgattttaaaaATGAGTATATAAATGAATTTTatcagtttagggtttccaaaattggaaacccctcactctctctctctctctctctctctctctctctctctctcttcaccccgcgcgcctctctctctcttttcctctctccctccccgatctcACTCCCTCACCGACGATCTCCATCACCGGTCGTCCGTGAACCACACCGCCGGCACAGCGAGCATCGCGCGGCCCCCCGAAGTCGAacccgaggtcgacgcaccGTCTCTCGCCGTCGTGGAGCCTTGCCGCACTTCACCGAGGCCAGATCGACTGGTCCAAGCACTCCGGCGACTCTCCGGTGCTCCCACGATGTGAATGAGGTAAGGGTTGTGCAATTGAAtgggttgtgatgttgttgaattgattttggaagtttttgtggagaatcggaggagATTGAAGTTGTAGgagatgccgccgccttaggcggcgcgtgtggtagCATGGAGGAGGCTAGGGGCggtgtgaggccgtgggaaggtagagggggaggagaggaaggttttgggggcggcggtggcgtgctacacGCCAgccttaggctcggcgcgtgtgccccacgcgctgtcacaatgagtggcgcgtgtaccccacgcgccgcctgcggcggcgcgtgaacagtgtttctgaagggtaaatttgtaatttatttttatgtgcggtaaatgtaaaagtgatttacgtatagtaaatataaaattattttacatacggtaaatgtaaatgtaaattacattaagtaaatgtaaaaagtaatttcagaaggataaatcagtaattaatatttactgagacagtatttacatttgaatagtattcatacgtacaagaatacgtaaacagtatgtatatgtacatggatacgtaattgatgtgtatttatacagaaatacgtgaatagtaaatacgtgaacagtactTTCGTGAAACCAGAAATTGATGAATagtaacttattattactgtttcggcatttaaggtttacaaaacgattctaaattcttttcttatcttttcatgGTGATCCATAAATCGAGGAAAAGAATtaccttcggaaattgtggaattacgctcgagttaataagatgagtaaaatctcacttaattacgaatctacccttgcggtgattcaaaATTATGCAAAAGTTTAAAgagtgaaatatgacatgtatttaatatagtggaatatatatattcgtattaatggtaaataaatacatatatatagtttgctatataatttactttcatgatttcgttgtgaatatatgtcattttgacgatgagattatatattgagcatgtcgatataattgtacaatatgaggcgatgattattgtatgtggttttaacatggagtttgttaaaacgttttttctTCAAACGTGTTGATGTCTTCAGAcaagtttttgtcttcggacgtgtttatgtcttcggaccagtttggcatgtcggaacctagcctttggccgggcgaaagttacgatacagttagagctctagtctgtctgccggagtactgcatgtgaggtaacatatgggttatcggctcatgagtagtcatatttttggatgttgggtggcaggaggttgcccaatgtcggcggtgtactacatgaggggtaacggagATGTACcggcgctcatgagtacccgtgttataaatgcattgggtaaacagaggggttgcccaatttctcatgagcactttcattttattatttacggacaaccagatgggccgtccattgactcatgagtgcatttataatttatgtttttgtggatttttgtaTATGGTGACATACGagttttatttatgttttactcatacgagctgtaaagcttaccgggtttgtgtttacaatcccggtgcaccaatacgatggtgtaggggataactccgcaggtgcgGATTAACGGAAagtgacggaccgctcagaggattTGAAGTTATTATTATcaacttgtggtgaggatttatttgtggatttttgtgagaacttgtgaggactattacatttccatttgatgtaatgttgaattataaatttggtttgtaataattggtcctctagggagtatcgtgatgatacttcgatgattcaccttattctgaaatttcatgttgatatctgttggatctattttgttgaattcgagacttcacatatATTGATTAAGTGTTtcattgtttgaaggtgatgaattcagataagggccgaggacgggcgagaggccgaggtcgaggtagggccgtaggccgagtccgcaacgtggagaacctttatgaggaggctgctccacaggaagaaCAGGTTGAGCCTGCTACTGATGTTAGAGATGATGGTTGAGTGctaaagctgatcaaggatatcagtGGACTGTCAACGCCATCCTTTCATGgaggactagatcatatggtagctgaccattggatcgagggtatggagacttattttgagatgatagagtgctcagagatagagaagagaaagatagctacattctttctaaaagatgatgctctagactggtggaagagcatgagacagacagtGGATgcgtctacattcacatgggatGGTTTCACGACTCTTTTCCGAGAAAAGTactttccagcctcagtacaggagaaCTTAGAGCTTGAGTTTCTTGCGCtggtacagggagatatgaccgttagagagtatgatgctcgttTTTCGCAGCTGtaccggtatgtcaggcctatgggtgcgacctccttagctcagaagtatctacgaggGATGAAACAGGAGTACAAGAACATCATGTCAGCTCTTTGTCTATCTATCAAGGAGTTGATGTTTGAGAGTGCCATGAGCTTGGAACATGCAGATAAGATTCGAGCAGGAGATGTGGGAGGTAGAGATGCAAAGGGAAAAAGCACGGCAATCTGTtcaggcagcgagcactcagggccgacgggtaggtcatggaagaggccaagaccctaTTACTAGATTCCGGCAAAGGCAGCATCTCCATCTATTAGGACTGCACCAGTTAGACCATTGGCATCAGTGAGGTGTTTTGTCTGCAATGAAATGGGGCACTATGCCACAACATGTCtgaaaccgaagagagcaaGCTACTACAGGTacgggcaagtgggacacatggctagagattgtacccgaccccTTCAGGGTAGAAGGAACGTCCGCAGAGACAGCCACCAGCTGGTCAAGCTAGGGGGtttgcagtgggtcagcgagacacatgagtggaaggtacattatcactttttgactaccttgctagagtactgtttgatacgggagcatcacattcatttattgctagttcagtagtagagatgctaggattaattcctacacctcttgggaacgctttatgtgtcacttcatcCCTTAGAGTGTCCCTttagttagagacaatctgcaaggcttgtccgattgtgattggaagtagagagttctctgcttcgttgattgtgattccagaccacacttatgatgtgatcttgggaaTTGACTGGTTGAGACCGCAACatgcggtgattgattgttttgacatgatggtgtcctttcatagacctgggGAGCCAGTGTTTCATTATCGTTACCTCAAGTCAGTTAATGCCATGAGAttaggagttttggcacatgtggaatcggtggatcagaaagtaatTATTGCAGACaatgtggtagtatctgagtatagtgaggtgttccaagagataccagggctacctcctcgaagagtagtagatttctgcattgatgtagtgtCTGGTACGgtacctgtgtcaaaggcaccctatagaatggggcaAAACGAACTCAAGGAGTTGAAAGTGCAGATCGTGAATAGTAACCccgtgaacaataatttcgtaaaaccaaaaatttcttaacagtaacttattattactgtttcggcatttaaggtttacgaaacgattctaaattcttttcttatcttttcaaggtgatcgataaatcgaggaaaggaattaccttcagaaattgtggaattacgctcgagttaataaggtgagtaaaatctcacttaattacgaatctacccttgcggtgattcaaaATTATGCAAAAGTTTAAAgagtgaaatatgacatgtatttaatatagtggaatatatatattcgtattaatggtaaataaatacatatatatagtttgctatataatttactgtcatgatttcgttgtgaatatatgtcattttgacgatgagattatatattgagcatggcgatataattgtacaatatgaggcgatgattattttatgtggttttaacatggagtttgttgaaacgttttgtcttcggacgtgttgatGTCTTCAGATGAgttgttgtcttcggacgtgtttatgtcttcggaccagttttcggacgtgtttggcatgtcggaacctaccctttggccggacgaaagttacgatacagttagaactctagtctgtctgccggagtactgcatgtgaggtaacatatgggttatcggctcatgagtagtcatatttttggatgttgggtggcaggaggttgcccaatgtcggcggtgtactacatgaggggtaacagagatGTACcggcgctcatgagtacccgtgttataaatgcattgggtaaacggaggggttgcccaatttctcatgagcactttcattttattatttacggacaaccagatgggccgtccattgactcatgagtgcatttataatttatgtttttgtggatttttgtaTATGGTGACATACGagttttatttatgttttactcatacgagctgtaaaacttaccaggtttgtgtttacaatcctggtgcaccaatacgatggtgtaggggataactccgcaggtgcgGATTAGCGGAAagtgacggaccgctcagaggattTGAAGTTATTATTTccagcttgtggtgaggatttatttgtggatttttgtgagaacttgtgaggactattacatttccatttgatgtaatgttgaattttaaatttggtttgtaataattggtttgtctgagttgtattgtgaactcagtaatgatccgttgtggcatttaaaatgattttgattcattgagattgttttagtgttttcatgacttcgaaatttgagttttttagCAAGACAAAAAACCATCGGAATCTTAGACCAATACTTATcaaattttgttttcattgcCTCTAAAGCAGCTTTGAAAATATTGAGATGAGATTATGCAGCAAATGTTTGGTAAATATTAACTAGACAATTTATAACTCTACTAGAAGTATGTGAATAAACACCACAGTAAATTGTTGTAGAAGAGTTAAAAATTGCAAGAAAACCGCAAGTAAGTTCAGCAATCAACCAATCTTGTTCAGTTGGATAAGCTAAATTACAAGAACGAGATTCATATACTTTTTGCACATATCTATGCAATGGAACTTTGTATTTCAGAACTAAAAGTAAAAGATCATGTGTGGAAATGTTatggattacatatatttgACTTTTAAATGGTTACATatatttgaaaagtcaaatatatttgaaaagtTACATATATTTGAGAAGTCAAACCATATGTGGAAATGTTATGGGTTTTGACTTTTTGCATTTTCAAACCATTTATGTTACAGGATGTCTGGCCTGACATGCGGATGCTCGAAAATCAGCTGCCTTTCTTCATTCTCGACAAGCTTTTCCACCCACTCAAGATGAAACTCTCTCTGGAGGTTTCAATTATCGATCTTTCTCACCATTTCTTCAAAATCCTAATGCATATAGATGTAGCAGATACAACTTTAGCGACTATAGATCCTCAAGAAGTGGTAcattttgttgattttgttaGAAAATTATATCCACTACCACCATGGCAGTCAGTCAGAACCGAAAATCGATGGCTACTGAAAAACCTGGCAGCCCCGAACATGACACAGCTATCCCGAGCAGGGGTCAAGTTTAGGGTTGGATCAATTACAAATATGTTCGACGTCAGGTTCGACTTAAACCACGGGGTTCTGGAAATGCCAAAACTCACTATAAGTGATCAAACGGAGGTTACCATCACTAATCTCATTGCCTTCGAACAAAGCCAATGCAAAGACCAGGAGTACATAAACGACTATTTCTTCTTCCTAAACGGACTCGTGAAAACCCCTCAGGATGTGGACTTGCTAGTCCGTCATAGAATTCTGGACAATAAGCTAGGTGACAGCAAGAAGGGTTGTGCTCTGATTAAGAACCTCGTCGATGGTGTGGTGGACTACTCCAAGGACTCGTTCTATTTCACCAGTCTTTGCAATGACCTGAATAGCTACTACAATATGAGTCGGCACCAATGGAAGGAATACTTGGTCACACATTTTTTCAACTCACCTTGGGCAACTAAGGAAATCATTGCCGCAgttattttcctcatttttaCTCTCATACAGACTGTGATCTCTGTCTTGTCCTATTGTCACGACCTCAAGAGTAAAAATTAGAGTTGGCTTGTTGTGTTGCTACTTGTACCATTATGTGTCATTTGTTTTTGGAGAGGCTTCACCGTTCTGTATCTTCCTTTTAACGGAGAATATTCATAGCACCAATGTGCGGTTCTACCAACTCAAACGGACAGTTAGATCCCGACTTCAGATTAATACAACAATCAGATCATGATAAAAACTTGTTGTAATCCAGTAAGGttattgtgaatttgtgataGCAAGTAAATCATATCATGATAAATTCGAAATTTATGAGACTCTCCTACTCATCTGACCAAGATATAACAGATTCCAGTTCATATGTAACGTCATCTTACTAGTTACACTCTTgcacaattttatagaatcTTTCATTCCCATACCTATAAGGCAGTAACTTCATTTGGTTAATAAATAACAAGTAAATAGTGATAATGAAAAAAGATTATGTTGATTACTTTTCGCTTAATTTCAGTATaatcttcaattcttcatCACTTGTGAATCTTGGAATCAATGTACCTGAAACCGTCCTCTGCTGCTGACTCCGCTTCCTGTAATCACCTTCATCATGTCTCTCCCCAAATATGGAAACTCTAGTCACTACCAGCACATCACAACCCCACAGTACTCCTACAAATACAAACCGTCTTCAACCCCAAGTCCCAAACTCAACCCACTTCTAGTTCCAACTCATTTGGTCTCTCTGAGTAGCAGCTGCTATGGTATTGCAGAGGCTGCTCTTGAAAAAGGCCTTTGGAGAAGCTAAGCTCAAGTCTCTGTCTTGCTTCTTCTCTACAGCACCACCTTCATTGCCGGCTTTTGATTATGAGCCAAAGCCTTACAATGGTCCACGCGCAGATGAAGTCTTCCAGAAGCGAAAGCAGTTTCTGGGTCCTTCTCTTTTTCACTTTTATCAGAAGCCGGTATGTTAATCTCCCTCAAGTTAATTTCTTTTACCATTGAGTAGATTTTGCAGAGGTTATTTTGGTTAAGACCTGAATTTTTTTGGGAATTGGGTTACTGTTTCAAACAGTAGATTTATGATGAACACATTGAGATATATAAAGTTTCGATCTCATGTTTACCAGTAGAAAGTTGCAGTCTTTATATGATGATACTTGTGTATACTTTTATCTTTGGTTGGTTCTGAGATACTTGGTTGCTTAATCCAATGCTGTGCTATCCCAGTTTATAATTGATATCTGCTTTGAAATTGTTAATGTGTATGCAGCTAAATATTGTTGAAGGGAAGATGCAATATTTGTATGATGAGAATGGCAGGCGTTACCTTGATGCATTTGCTGGGATAGTGACAGTTTCTGCTGGACATTGCCATCCAGATGTTTTAAATGCAATCTTTGAACAGAGCAAGCTTCTGCAGCATGCCACTACTATATACTTGCACCATGCAATAGCTGATTTTGCAGAGGCATTGGCTTCGAAAATGCCTGGAAATCTAAAGGTTCAAgttcttttctgttttttacTTGGTACTTTCCTTGTGTATAGTTAGTGGGAAACATGTTCTTCATGATATTATGGGATATTATGGGATGCAGGTAGTATACTTTGTCAATTCTGGGTCAGAAGCAAATGAGTTAGCAATGCTGATGGCTCGTTTATACACTGGTAATCTTGAAATGATTTCTCTGAGAAATGGATATCATGGTGGCAGTTCTAGTACTATGAGTTTGACTGCACTCAACACATGGAAGTACCCGATTCCGCAGGTTTGTAATAACCACTTACTAGTTATTTCAAAACTTGTATCTCCAGTCATGTTTTTATGATTATCCGCTTAAGGGCCATTCCAATATTGCAGGGTGAAATTCACCATGTTGTGAATCCAGACCCTTATCGTGGAATCTTTGGCTCGGATGCAGAAAGCTACGCGAAAGATGTGCAAGACCACATTGATTATGGAAGTTCAGGAAAAGTGGCCGGATTCATATCCGAAACAATTCAGGTCGGcaccaaatttcatttttatgctGCCtaacttaatttgataaacaTAACCACTGCTATGAGGCATCTGATTAGtaattttccttttcatttacAGGGCGTTGGAGGAGCAGTTGAATTAGCTCCGCGATACCTAAAATTGGTATACGAAATTGTTCGTAAGGCGGGTGGTGTCTGCATAGCGGACGAAGTTCAAACTGGATTTGGCCGCACAGGGAGTCATTATTGGGGCTTTGAAACACAGGGGGTCATCCCTGATATAGTTACCATGGCGAAGGTCAGGTTTCGTTTAATTTTGAGAGGAACCTTTTTTTGGGTTCTACTGTTATATCATCAGCTTACAGAAAGTGCATATTTTCATTGAAAGCATTTGCCTAATAAAGGTTGATTTAGTGAAGCAAACTAGTTTATTTACAGAACTTGTAAACAATGTATTCTGGTTTACATATTTTACAGGGAATTGGTAATGGGTTGCCATTAGGAGCAGTGGTAACAACACCAGAAATAGCTAGTGTTTTAGCTCAGAAAACACAATTCAACACTTATGGTGGAAACCCCGTATGCTCAGCTGGAGGACTTGCAGTGATCAGAGTTATTGATAAAGAGAAACGTCAAGTTCATTCTGCAGATGTTGGTTCACACTTGCTTGCGCGGTTGAGATACCTTCAGCAAAGATATGAAAGTAAATATCTTAATTCATTCCACTGggtctttttttaatttcacatTTTATCTCAAGTAATAATTTTGCTGCAAATTGGTCCAATATTGATGCAAGGATTCTTGAATGTAATGTGTATCAGTAATTGGAGATGTGAGAGGCCGAGGCCTAATGGTTGGTGTAGAACTTGTGACAGACAGAAACGAGAAGACACCTGCCAAGGCAGAAACTGCTGTGTTGTTTGAGAAACTCAGAGGTACACCTCATCCACAGCTCATATCAATAGATTTATAAGGTCCCTAGTTTAAGGGAATTGTTCTCCACCCATTACCTGTTTACATACTAATCATAATCTGGTTCTCATTGAAGAGCTTGGAGTTCTAGTTGGGAAAGGTGGACTTCATGGAAATGTTTTCAGGATAAAACCTCCACTGTGTTTCACCAAAGATGACGCAGGTACTTGTCATTTTTCTTAAATTAGGTACCAATGTACACAAAATGCTATAAATAGACAACATATTCACACTTTATCATACCCCTTATAGATCGGTGGTTATCTTTTCCTTTGCTAGATATAAATGGTTGAGTTGCATACTTGTGTGCCTCTGCAGATTTTCTTGTTGATGCTTTGGACTTTTCAATGTCAAATTTGTGAGGGTTTAGCACCTCTAAGGGAATGGGCCAGATTGCTAAAGCTGAAGTGTCTTTGATTGGCAATATAGTGTGTCTTTGACCTCAGGATGTATTACTTCAAAGCAgcaatataataataataataataaaacaatTTTTTCTCTAGTTATTCTTGTGTTATCTAAATTAGGACCCCTCTCGTCTCTGATATAATCTTTGGtgtgttttgtgttttgtttttctcgtCTCCAATATGGCACCACCTTTAGATTATTAACTTAAATGTTCTTCGAGAATGACAGAATGTACTCAGACATGCAGATACAAAGCACACTGATACAATTTATCACTGACTGGCTAGTTTAAATCATTTTGAGTTCCCTATTTCCAGTAAGACTCTGGGCTCTAATTAGTTTTCTTTCATCTATTGTGTTAATGAGATTTAGTTTTGTGTTGTCTTTGTGTGTTGTAATAATATGATTCATATTTGTattttgtgagttgtgacGTCGAACTATTAAACGTCATATAATTCGATGGCCACCTTTGTTTTTGCTCCTTGATCTGTGTCTTTCTCTTACACTTTAGACTAATTGATATGATTAAAGGAACGATGATTCTGTAATCTTAACTGGTTTCGAAGAGGATCATGACACTGTTGCCTTTCCGTTCCATTTCCTTGAAATCTTAATGCCGAAGGGATTTGTGATGTATCATTTAATTCATATGCTGCAATGCTGCATAGTATGACTTATGTATTCGTCTTTTGCGCCACGTTCGGACTTGGTGAATGAAGACTATGAGACAAAACCCTATCCCTGTACAACTTAGCATGACAAGAAATCAAAGCTAGTATGATACAACCGCAAAGTTGATTAGAAATGCTCCACTGTTACACCGTATTAAGCGACCGATCAATGATCTGAAAATACTGTGTATATACGTGTGTGCGCGATTTGTCTACTACACTTCAATTGCGCCGTCTCTCTATCAGGTATGTACTTGTACTCTTCTCCTTTGTTCATCACGGTTCTTtaaattttcttctttatctGGTACTCTGGTAGGTATAGTATACTTTAGTTAAGTTTCGATAGTGATTGATACCATGATACTCAGTAATTAGCTTCTCGATCATTCTTGCAAGTATTAAGGTCGTTATCATT from Argentina anserina chromosome 2, drPotAnse1.1, whole genome shotgun sequence carries:
- the LOC126784220 gene encoding UPF0481 protein At3g47200-like; translated protein: MLWVLTFCIFKPFMLQDVWPDMRMLENQLPFFILDKLFHPLKMKLSLEVSIIDLSHHFFKILMHIDVADTTLATIDPQEVVHFVDFVRKLYPLPPWQSVRTENRWLLKNLAAPNMTQLSRAGVKFRVGSITNMFDVRFDLNHGVLEMPKLTISDQTEVTITNLIAFEQSQCKDQEYINDYFFFLNGLVKTPQDVDLLVRHRILDNKLGDSKKGCALIKNLVDGVVDYSKDSFYFTSLCNDLNSYYNMSRHQWKEYLVTHFFNSPWATKEIIAAVIFLIFTLIQTVISVLSYCHDLKSKN
- the LOC126783038 gene encoding alanine--glyoxylate aminotransferase 2 homolog 1, mitochondrial-like, which produces MVLQRLLLKKAFGEAKLKSLSCFFSTAPPSLPAFDYEPKPYNGPRADEVFQKRKQFLGPSLFHFYQKPLNIVEGKMQYLYDENGRRYLDAFAGIVTVSAGHCHPDVLNAIFEQSKLLQHATTIYLHHAIADFAEALASKMPGNLKVVYFVNSGSEANELAMLMARLYTGNLEMISLRNGYHGGSSSTMSLTALNTWKYPIPQGEIHHVVNPDPYRGIFGSDAESYAKDVQDHIDYGSSGKVAGFISETIQGVGGAVELAPRYLKLVYEIVRKAGGVCIADEVQTGFGRTGSHYWGFETQGVIPDIVTMAKGIGNGLPLGAVVTTPEIASVLAQKTQFNTYGGNPVCSAGGLAVIRVIDKEKRQVHSADVGSHLLARLRYLQQRYEIIGDVRGRGLMVGVELVTDRNEKTPAKAETAVLFEKLRELGVLVGKGGLHGNVFRIKPPLCFTKDDADFLVDALDFSMSNL